One genomic region from Thermocrinis sp. encodes:
- the purB gene encoding adenylosuccinate lyase, translated as MIERYTRKEFKELWSDLKKFQLWLKVELAVCRAWHKKGKIPLTALIDIEKRTKVDEKTLERINYYEKIYKHDVLAFVSAISEQIPEYSHYFHMGLTSSDVVDTALALQIKEALNLILKSVDKILEKLKQLALRERDTIMMGRTHGVHAEPMTLGLKFLSWYEEMKRNKERILRALENISYGKLSGAVGTYSNLDPEVERLALEELGLKVEPVSTQIVPRDRHAEVMWAISQTATSLERFATEIRHLQRTEVGELQEPFKEGQRGSSAMPHKKNPIHAERICGLARLIRSYLITSLENVALWHERDISHSSAERIILPDATTALDYILNLFLEILEGLVIDRERMKENMNLSFGLYASSKILVKLMEKGLPRDQAYEMVQRCAMRSWNEKIPFEVSLMQDQRVSELLTPEEIRKAINPWSFLQHLQVIYSRVFPNSL; from the coding sequence ATGATTGAAAGATACACCCGAAAAGAATTTAAAGAACTTTGGTCAGACTTAAAAAAGTTTCAGCTGTGGTTAAAGGTGGAGTTGGCAGTTTGCAGAGCATGGCACAAAAAGGGGAAAATACCTTTGACCGCTCTGATCGACATAGAAAAGCGCACAAAGGTGGATGAAAAGACACTTGAGAGGATAAATTACTACGAAAAGATATACAAGCATGATGTGCTTGCCTTTGTTTCCGCAATATCGGAACAGATACCGGAATACTCCCACTACTTTCACATGGGGCTTACATCTTCTGATGTGGTGGATACCGCTTTGGCTCTGCAGATAAAAGAAGCCCTAAATCTCATCCTTAAGAGTGTGGATAAGATCCTTGAAAAGCTCAAGCAACTTGCACTGAGGGAAAGGGATACTATTATGATGGGCAGGACTCATGGAGTTCATGCAGAACCCATGACCCTTGGACTGAAGTTTCTAAGCTGGTATGAAGAGATGAAAAGAAACAAAGAAAGGATCCTGAGGGCTTTGGAAAACATCTCTTACGGAAAGCTTTCCGGTGCGGTGGGAACTTACTCTAATTTGGACCCAGAGGTGGAGAGGTTAGCATTAGAAGAGCTTGGACTAAAGGTGGAACCAGTTTCTACCCAAATTGTGCCAAGGGACAGACATGCGGAGGTAATGTGGGCCATCTCACAAACCGCAACCTCCTTGGAAAGATTTGCTACTGAGATAAGGCATCTTCAACGCACGGAAGTAGGAGAACTTCAGGAGCCTTTTAAAGAAGGGCAAAGGGGATCATCGGCCATGCCTCACAAGAAAAATCCAATTCATGCAGAGAGGATCTGCGGACTTGCCCGGCTCATAAGGAGCTATCTTATAACATCCCTTGAAAACGTAGCCCTTTGGCACGAAAGGGACATATCCCACTCTTCGGCCGAAAGGATAATCTTACCAGATGCCACAACTGCTTTAGACTACATACTTAATCTATTCCTTGAGATCCTTGAAGGTTTGGTAATAGACAGAGAAAGAATGAAGGAAAATATGAACCTTTCCTTTGGACTTTACGCATCTTCAAAGATTTTGGTAAAGCTTATGGAAAAAGGCTTGCCAAGGGACCAAGCCTATGAGATGGTTCAAAGGTGTGCTATGAGAAGCTGGAACGAAAAAATACCTTTTGAGGTTAGTTTGATGCAGGACCAAAGGGTCAGTGAGCTTTTAACTCCAGAAGAGATAAGGAAGGCTATAAACCCTTGGAGCTTTCTCCAGCATTTGCAGGTCATATACTCAAGAGTTTTCCCAAACAGCCTCTGA
- a CDS encoding septum formation initiator family protein codes for MRQGLRAKGNFGGLSPNSLPFVFFIAVLFFTVYNLFFGSYSIFEIIKMKKKINEINLKLQNVKKENALIEEELKLLEEDKDLYLEKLARERMQLQKPNEKIILFKE; via the coding sequence ATGCGTCAAGGTTTGAGGGCAAAAGGGAATTTTGGAGGTTTAAGTCCAAATAGCCTCCCTTTTGTATTTTTTATCGCCGTGCTTTTTTTCACAGTATATAACCTATTTTTTGGAAGTTATAGTATTTTTGAAATTATAAAGATGAAAAAGAAGATAAACGAGATAAATCTTAAGCTACAGAACGTAAAAAAAGAAAATGCTTTAATTGAAGAAGAGCTAAAACTTTTGGAAGAGGACAAAGATCTTTATCTTGAAAAGTTGGCAAGAGAAAGGATGCAACTTCAGAAACCAAACGAAAAGATAATCCTTTTTAAGGAATAG